The Aureispira anguillae genome contains a region encoding:
- a CDS encoding T9SS type A sorting domain-containing protein yields the protein MKTLQLVILLLLSITIHLHAQQNYYVATNGSDSNGNGSTNSPWATITHALDNATDGSTIWVKAGTYNGRIRIRGSFPIGILVKSELPYQAKLRHNSTVMTAYSHSSGCHGMTFDGFDIAHSGANSAPLVIHIDGNGNGAVHDIVYQNCIIHDSYNNDLAKINNSCYNITLQGNLFFNQTGSDEHIDGNSVENLIIQDNIFLNDFASSNRNNNNTTSSYIVIKDSNGNSDLYTGSHNITIRRNVFLNYEGSSGTNFVLVGEDGNSFYEGYDVMIENNLMLGNSNNYMRAPFGVKGGKNIIFRNNTVTGNMPSNAFAFRLNTEGDNPNNDSIYIYNNIWSDPTGTMTDFSDCPLTETDYFVLDNNIYWNNNASIPSSLNDLINYTDDLNRLQNDPLLSDPSNLVVPHYNATNNQFNDGSTTIREAFESLVHNYGTPASNSPVINAANSNQAPSEDILGHARTNPDIGAVEYDPFSSISSIKSHSLLNIFPNPSLGGFYFSYESSATGELAITVYTIDGRMIKSETQLKSTQKITGYWEASSIPAGLYLLEIQNSKGEKSSKTVVIN from the coding sequence ATGAAAACATTACAATTAGTTATTCTATTATTACTCAGCATTACAATCCATCTACACGCACAGCAAAATTACTATGTTGCAACCAATGGTAGTGATTCAAATGGCAACGGCTCAACAAATAGCCCTTGGGCTACCATTACTCATGCCTTAGACAACGCCACTGACGGCAGTACAATCTGGGTAAAAGCAGGCACGTACAATGGGCGTATTCGTATTAGAGGATCATTTCCAATAGGTATTTTGGTCAAATCAGAGTTGCCCTATCAAGCCAAACTAAGGCATAATTCTACTGTTATGACAGCTTATTCCCATTCTAGTGGCTGTCACGGAATGACGTTTGACGGCTTTGATATTGCTCATAGTGGTGCTAATTCAGCTCCCCTCGTGATACATATTGATGGGAATGGCAATGGAGCCGTTCATGATATTGTTTATCAGAACTGCATTATACATGACAGTTATAACAATGATTTGGCAAAAATCAACAATAGCTGCTACAATATTACATTGCAAGGCAACCTATTCTTTAATCAAACTGGAAGCGATGAACATATTGATGGAAATAGCGTTGAGAATCTAATCATTCAAGATAATATTTTTTTGAATGATTTTGCTAGCAGCAATCGCAACAACAACAATACTACCAGCAGCTATATTGTCATTAAGGATAGTAATGGGAATAGCGATTTGTACACAGGCTCTCACAATATAACAATCCGCCGAAATGTATTTCTAAACTACGAAGGTAGTTCAGGTACTAATTTTGTGCTGGTTGGCGAAGATGGCAACTCTTTTTATGAGGGCTATGACGTAATGATTGAAAATAACTTAATGCTGGGGAACAGCAACAATTATATGCGTGCACCATTTGGGGTTAAGGGAGGCAAAAATATCATATTTAGAAATAATACAGTGACAGGAAATATGCCAAGTAATGCCTTTGCCTTTCGATTGAATACAGAAGGAGATAATCCCAACAACGATAGCATTTATATCTATAATAATATCTGGTCTGATCCAACAGGCACTATGACCGATTTTTCGGATTGCCCGCTTACAGAAACGGACTATTTTGTACTGGATAATAATATTTATTGGAATAACAATGCTTCTATTCCTTCTTCACTGAATGATTTAATTAATTATACAGATGACTTAAATCGCCTACAAAACGATCCCTTATTGAGTGATCCTAGCAATTTGGTTGTCCCTCATTACAACGCTACCAATAACCAATTTAACGATGGCTCAACAACGATTCGAGAAGCATTTGAAAGCCTAGTTCATAACTATGGCACCCCTGCTTCTAATAGTCCTGTTATTAATGCAGCAAATTCCAATCAGGCTCCCTCAGAGGATATATTGGGGCATGCTCGTACAAACCCAGATATTGGTGCTGTAGAATACGATCCTTTTTCTAGCATTTCCTCTATTAAATCGCATTCTTTATTAAACATTTTCCCCAACCCGTCCCTAGGCGGTTTCTACTTCAGTTATGAAAGTAGTGCAACAGGAGAACTAGCGATAACAGTCTACACGATAGATGGTCGTATGATAAAAAGTGAGACTCAGCTTAAATCTACACAAAAGATAACAGGATATTGGGAGGCTTCTTCTATCCCTGCAGGGCTTTATTTACTAGAAATACAAAACAGTAAAGGGGAAAAATCAAGCAAAACAGTTGTTATTAACTAA
- a CDS encoding ATP-dependent DNA helicase, with translation MNKESIDLNPDFKACLHEMERTNNCLFITGKAGTGKSTLLRYWRAGTRKKNAVLAPTGIAALNIEGQTIHSFFGFPPRPLKKEEIKVRRNRKMFQALETIIIDEISMVRADMMEQIDFFLRVNRNNPAPFGGVQMIFFGDLFQLPPVIASREEKILFQQHYESPYFFSAAVFKDLEINMIELRQVYRQDNRRFIRLLDSIRLRRIDEEEFNELNERYIEGFDDDDYYVILSARNAEVDRINEQKLAELTTETFSYVAKITGSVSVLPAETPLHLKVGAQVMFLKNDPKRRYVNGTVGKVHALTQDAIKVAILKPNGTIGYINVEPFEWDVVKHKINEKHEIETENVGKFTQYPLRLAWSMTIHKSQGKTFDRVIIDMGKGAFEFGQTYVALSRCRTLEGIVLRRPLRPQDIFVDERVVDFYQQHF, from the coding sequence TTGAACAAAGAATCAATTGATCTAAATCCCGATTTTAAGGCTTGTTTGCACGAGATGGAGCGAACCAATAACTGTCTATTTATAACGGGTAAAGCAGGAACGGGAAAATCAACGTTATTGCGTTATTGGAGAGCAGGAACTCGAAAAAAAAATGCTGTCTTAGCTCCAACAGGTATTGCTGCCTTAAATATTGAAGGACAGACCATCCATTCTTTTTTTGGTTTTCCACCCAGACCGTTAAAAAAGGAGGAAATAAAGGTAAGACGCAATCGAAAAATGTTTCAAGCACTGGAGACCATCATTATAGATGAAATTTCTATGGTGCGAGCAGATATGATGGAGCAGATTGACTTCTTTTTGCGGGTAAATCGAAATAATCCTGCGCCCTTTGGTGGAGTTCAGATGATCTTTTTTGGCGATTTGTTTCAGCTTCCTCCTGTCATAGCATCTAGGGAAGAAAAGATACTTTTTCAACAACATTATGAAAGTCCCTATTTCTTTTCAGCAGCTGTTTTTAAGGATTTAGAAATTAATATGATAGAACTTCGGCAGGTGTATCGCCAAGACAATAGGCGCTTTATTCGTTTGTTGGATTCGATCCGTTTGCGCCGAATTGATGAAGAGGAGTTTAATGAATTAAACGAACGCTATATAGAAGGGTTTGACGACGATGATTATTATGTGATTTTATCTGCTAGAAATGCAGAAGTAGATCGAATTAACGAACAAAAATTGGCAGAATTAACGACAGAGACCTTTTCTTATGTTGCCAAAATAACGGGATCGGTATCGGTGCTCCCCGCAGAAACCCCCTTGCATCTCAAAGTTGGAGCGCAGGTTATGTTTCTTAAAAATGATCCTAAACGGCGTTATGTTAATGGAACGGTTGGTAAGGTACATGCCTTGACACAAGATGCAATCAAAGTGGCTATTTTAAAACCCAATGGAACAATTGGTTACATCAATGTTGAGCCTTTTGAATGGGATGTTGTAAAGCACAAAATCAATGAAAAACACGAAATTGAAACGGAGAATGTAGGAAAATTTACCCAATATCCACTGCGTTTGGCCTGGTCCATGACGATTCACAAAAGCCAAGGAAAAACGTTTGATCGAGTTATTATTGATATGGGAAAGGGAGCCTTTGAATTTGGACAAACCTATGTTGCTCTAAGTCGTTGTAGAACTTTAGAAGGAATTGTATTGAGGCGTCCTTTGCGTCCACAAGATATTTTTGTAGATGAACGGGTTGTTGATTTTTATCAGCAGCATTTTTAG
- a CDS encoding DUF7619 domain-containing protein — protein sequence MNFNNYYTSKTSEIGKSKTIILWLGILFLLLGNIANGQVALEWAKSMKGTTHGVVNAMTTDKWGNVYTTGYFYGTVDFDPNTGVDSLTAVGGYDIFIQKLDAKGNLLWAKSMGGSYNDEAHSIVVDDFGNVYTIGQYYWTVDFNPNAGINPLTALGSSDIFIQKLDANGNFVWAKSIGSTDQDAGYGISMDHLGNIYTTGWFRATVDFDPNIGVNNLTAVDHEDVFVQKLDANGNFIWAKSMGGVSGDEGRSLAIDDLGNVYTTGRFRDTVDFDPGVGVYKLVSTSLYDLFIQKLDANGNFVWAKSIDADMGRAITVDHLNDIYITGSFSGTVDFNPNGGGSTLTAANTDVFVWKLGQNGNFIWAKGFGGAFLDIGYSIATDRFNNVYTMGRFSGPADLNPNAGVQLGSSSGSIDIFIQKLDANGNFIWAKSVGGPNYDSQTNGAITVDHSNNVYTAGNFVRTADFSFHTGRVKLKALNSDLFVQKLKQKGIVGRIYHDFSQDCVQDTNEVNLPNRMLILNPGNIITSSNANGIWAFDSLPIGNYSITVDTTGEWRPTCPITQHFSVVSFDSLVEGPSFGFVPRVVCPKPNVTIHAPFLRPGFSNQRIYVQAENQSHGTGSLDSAYVIIELDSLLTVQSANLPYTNLGNNQYSVYLDTLFPSSVVNFWLDCQLSNRAILGQTLCLQAALYPIKDCALDTFPTLFPPRTIPCSSIYDQSHLDIDAFCQNDSIHFMIVNKGSGNMSCFSPIRLYIDSIYTLTDSVLLNSGDTAIFAYSGDGRTWRMEVDQHPLHLGNSKPSATIELCGNRQNWTPNLVTVFPQDDADPQIDIYCGIVAGSFDSNNKQGFPLGVGTAHDILPNQEMEYFIRFQNTGTDTVFTIVIRDTLSMDLDINSVRPSVASDNYSFRIYGPRVLEWTFNNIRLPDSTTNSVGSHGFVAFKVNQIANLSLGTIIENTATIYFDANPPIFTNATAHQIAGPQDLNWEGEQTLDVAACESYRYNNKLYTKSGTYWQAINNGGRDSLYTINLSILNSTALLTENACGWYMAPDSQIYTNSGQYTALIPNAAGCDSIITIHLTIKDSTFATIYETSCDSFIAPDSQVYANSGQYTAIIQNAAGCDSIITIHLTIKNSTFATIYETSCDSFIAPDSQVYTSSGQYTAIIPNAAGCDSVITIYLTIPQVPTLTLNDTACGNFYIAPDGQFLFTSGQYTFLMPSYQGCDSTVIINLVFSQHSSVSINEYACSSYIAPDGQAYFSSGQYTATIPNSSGCDSTITINLTIDSLVDSSVHQNGFTLSANAVGYTYQWLDCNNGNASISGATNAFYTATANGIYAVQITNGTCTVTSNCINVTGLLFPMLEKNMGIQVYPNPTTALLYLSKKDKDEIRISLIDNLGRVLVTRTSTALLTTINMNDLPSGIYHLSINNGQESITQKIVKQ from the coding sequence ATGAACTTCAACAACTATTATACCTCAAAAACATCAGAAATAGGCAAAAGTAAAACGATAATACTTTGGCTAGGAATACTTTTTCTTTTACTTGGAAATATTGCCAATGGGCAAGTTGCATTAGAGTGGGCAAAAAGCATGAAAGGAACTACTCATGGAGTGGTGAACGCCATGACTACCGATAAGTGGGGGAATGTTTATACAACGGGCTACTTTTATGGTACCGTAGATTTTGACCCTAATACAGGAGTAGATTCATTAACGGCTGTTGGGGGATACGATATATTTATCCAAAAATTGGATGCAAAAGGCAATTTACTTTGGGCTAAGTCTATGGGCGGAAGCTATAATGATGAAGCACATTCCATTGTGGTCGATGATTTTGGCAATGTTTATACCATTGGTCAATACTATTGGACAGTAGATTTTAACCCCAATGCAGGAATAAACCCGTTAACCGCTTTAGGTAGTTCAGATATTTTTATTCAAAAACTAGATGCCAATGGGAATTTTGTCTGGGCAAAAAGTATCGGAAGTACAGATCAAGATGCAGGATATGGGATTTCAATGGATCATTTGGGGAATATTTATACTACAGGATGGTTTCGTGCTACCGTAGATTTTGATCCTAATATAGGGGTAAATAATTTGACAGCAGTTGACCATGAAGATGTATTTGTTCAAAAATTAGATGCTAATGGGAATTTTATCTGGGCAAAAAGCATGGGAGGAGTTAGTGGAGACGAAGGGCGTTCTTTAGCAATTGATGACCTAGGCAATGTATATACAACAGGAAGATTTAGAGATACGGTAGATTTTGACCCTGGAGTAGGGGTTTATAAGTTGGTTTCTACAAGCTTATATGATTTGTTTATCCAAAAACTGGATGCCAATGGGAATTTTGTTTGGGCGAAGAGCATCGATGCTGATATGGGGCGAGCGATAACGGTTGATCACCTGAACGATATTTATATTACTGGAAGTTTTAGTGGTACCGTAGATTTTAATCCAAATGGAGGGGGAAGCACGCTCACTGCTGCCAATACAGATGTGTTTGTTTGGAAACTGGGGCAAAATGGGAATTTTATCTGGGCAAAAGGTTTTGGTGGAGCATTTCTGGATATTGGGTATTCAATAGCAACGGATCGCTTTAATAATGTGTACACGATGGGGCGTTTTAGTGGTCCAGCAGATTTAAATCCTAATGCAGGAGTGCAGTTGGGAAGTTCTAGTGGCAGTATTGATATTTTTATTCAGAAATTAGACGCTAATGGAAATTTTATCTGGGCAAAAAGTGTAGGAGGACCCAATTATGACAGTCAAACCAATGGTGCTATAACCGTTGATCATTCTAATAATGTTTATACTGCGGGAAATTTTGTTAGAACAGCAGATTTTAGCTTTCATACAGGAAGGGTGAAATTGAAAGCGCTCAACTCCGATCTATTTGTTCAAAAATTAAAGCAAAAAGGAATTGTAGGACGCATCTATCACGACTTTAGCCAAGATTGTGTACAGGATACCAATGAAGTTAATTTACCCAATAGAATGCTCATTCTTAATCCAGGAAATATAATTACCAGCAGCAATGCAAATGGTATCTGGGCTTTTGATTCGCTTCCTATTGGAAATTATTCTATTACTGTTGATACGACAGGGGAATGGCGCCCCACCTGTCCAATAACACAACATTTTTCAGTGGTTAGTTTTGATAGTCTTGTAGAAGGACCCTCCTTTGGTTTTGTCCCTAGGGTTGTTTGCCCCAAACCCAATGTTACAATTCATGCCCCTTTTTTGCGTCCAGGATTTTCTAATCAGAGAATTTATGTTCAAGCAGAAAACCAATCCCATGGCACAGGATCTTTGGATAGTGCCTATGTTATTATAGAATTGGATAGCTTATTAACAGTTCAATCCGCTAATCTACCTTATACCAATTTAGGAAATAATCAATATAGTGTGTATCTAGATACGCTATTCCCTAGTTCTGTGGTAAATTTTTGGCTAGATTGCCAGTTAAGCAATCGTGCAATTTTGGGACAAACCCTATGTTTGCAAGCAGCGTTATACCCAATTAAGGACTGTGCTTTAGATACTTTTCCAACGCTTTTTCCTCCTAGAACAATTCCTTGCTCTAGCATCTATGACCAATCTCATTTAGATATTGATGCTTTCTGCCAAAATGACTCCATTCATTTTATGATTGTTAATAAGGGGAGCGGAAATATGTCTTGTTTTTCACCAATACGATTGTACATAGATAGCATTTATACACTTACAGATTCTGTCTTATTAAATAGTGGAGATACCGCTATTTTTGCCTATTCAGGAGATGGAAGAACATGGAGAATGGAGGTCGATCAACATCCCTTGCATTTAGGCAATTCAAAGCCTTCTGCCACCATAGAATTATGTGGAAATAGACAAAATTGGACGCCCAACTTAGTAACTGTTTTTCCTCAGGATGATGCAGATCCACAGATAGATATTTATTGTGGGATTGTAGCGGGAAGTTTCGATTCTAATAATAAACAGGGATTTCCTTTAGGGGTGGGAACTGCTCATGACATCTTACCCAATCAGGAAATGGAATATTTTATTCGCTTTCAGAACACAGGAACGGATACTGTATTTACAATCGTTATTCGAGATACGCTATCTATGGATTTAGATATTAACTCTGTACGTCCTAGTGTAGCTAGTGATAATTATAGTTTTAGAATTTATGGACCAAGGGTTTTAGAGTGGACCTTTAATAATATTAGGTTGCCTGATAGTACGACCAATAGCGTTGGTTCTCATGGTTTTGTTGCGTTCAAAGTGAACCAAATTGCCAATTTATCGTTAGGAACAATTATTGAAAATACCGCAACGATTTATTTTGATGCTAATCCGCCTATTTTTACGAACGCAACAGCGCATCAGATTGCAGGACCTCAGGATTTAAATTGGGAGGGAGAACAGACCTTAGATGTTGCAGCATGTGAAAGCTATCGTTACAATAATAAACTTTATACTAAATCGGGAACTTATTGGCAAGCAATTAATAACGGAGGAAGAGATAGCTTGTATACCATCAATCTGTCTATTCTTAATTCAACCGCTCTTTTAACAGAAAATGCTTGTGGCTGGTATATGGCACCCGATAGTCAGATTTATACCAACAGTGGACAGTACACAGCACTTATCCCAAATGCAGCAGGTTGTGACAGTATCATTACTATTCATTTAACGATTAAGGACAGTACTTTTGCAACCATTTACGAGACAAGCTGCGATTCCTTTATCGCACCCGATAGCCAAGTTTATGCCAACAGTGGACAGTACACAGCAATTATCCAAAATGCAGCAGGTTGTGACAGTATCATTACCATTCATTTGACGATTAAGAATAGTACTTTTGCAACCATTTACGAGACAAGCTGTGATTCCTTTATTGCACCTGATAGCCAAGTTTATACTAGTAGTGGACAGTACACAGCAATTATTCCAAATGCAGCAGGTTGCGACAGTGTCATTACCATTTATTTGACCATACCTCAAGTTCCAACTTTGACCCTAAACGATACCGCTTGTGGGAATTTCTATATTGCTCCAGACGGACAATTTTTATTTACTTCAGGACAGTATACTTTTTTGATGCCAAGTTATCAAGGGTGTGATAGTACGGTTATTATTAATCTTGTGTTTTCTCAACATTCATCGGTTAGTATCAACGAATATGCTTGTTCTAGTTATATTGCCCCTGATGGACAAGCTTATTTTTCTAGTGGTCAATATACTGCTACTATTCCTAACTCATCAGGTTGTGATAGCACTATAACCATAAATTTAACCATAGATAGCTTAGTAGACAGCAGTGTCCATCAAAATGGGTTTACCTTAAGTGCTAATGCAGTTGGGTATACTTATCAATGGTTGGATTGCAACAATGGAAATGCATCTATTTCTGGAGCGACCAATGCATTTTATACGGCAACTGCTAATGGAATTTATGCGGTTCAAATAACCAATGGAACCTGTACGGTCACTTCAAATTGTATTAATGTTACAGGGCTGTTGTTTCCTATGCTAGAAAAAAATATGGGAATACAAGTTTATCCGAATCCGACCACAGCTTTATTATATTTATCAAAAAAAGACAAGGATGAAATCAGGATTAGCCTAATAGATAATTTAGGTAGAGTCTTGGTTACTAGAACCTCAACCGCTCTTCTTACAACAATAAATATGAACGATCTTCCATCAGGTATTTATCATTTATCAATCAATAATGGTCAAGAATCCATTACCCAAAAAATAGTAAAGCAATAG
- a CDS encoding YwaF family protein, producing the protein MINAFFRDNHNFSFGNSHHIAALVLFSFFTICSIYIANKYCSEQQKYKLGNYIGGSLSLTIVLWIIAEISLGKFDLAIDLPLYLCSFMAFTMPIFTLTRSFLIYEIIVFWIWGGTLQAVITPDLYHNFPHYNFIKYWMGHAGLIWMILYATYVYQYRPTFKSIFKSFGVLQIYFILIIGVNYLLGSNYAYLNEKPTVGSVLDWFGPWPYYVIQGQFLILPIFFVIYMPFYFSNKRHTP; encoded by the coding sequence ATGATCAATGCATTTTTTAGAGACAACCACAACTTTAGTTTTGGGAACTCACATCATATTGCCGCCTTAGTTTTATTTTCGTTCTTCACAATCTGTTCTATTTATATTGCCAACAAATATTGCTCAGAACAACAAAAATATAAACTGGGTAATTACATTGGTGGTTCTTTATCGCTTACCATTGTATTGTGGATCATTGCAGAAATTTCATTGGGTAAATTTGATTTAGCCATTGATTTGCCGCTATATCTATGCTCCTTTATGGCTTTTACCATGCCTATTTTTACACTAACTCGCAGTTTTCTGATCTATGAAATTATTGTTTTTTGGATTTGGGGAGGAACCTTACAAGCCGTTATTACACCAGATTTGTATCATAATTTTCCTCATTATAATTTTATAAAATACTGGATGGGACATGCGGGCTTGATTTGGATGATTTTATATGCCACCTATGTTTATCAATACCGCCCTACCTTTAAGAGTATTTTTAAATCTTTTGGTGTTCTACAAATCTATTTTATCCTTATTATTGGTGTGAATTATTTATTAGGTTCCAACTATGCCTATCTCAACGAAAAGCCAACGGTTGGTTCTGTTTTGGATTGGTTTGGTCCTTGGCCTTATTATGTCATTCAAGGACAGTTCTTAATCTTACCCATCTTTTTTGTTATTTATATGCCTTTTTATTTTTCTAATAAGCGGCATACTCCCTAG
- a CDS encoding YraN family protein translates to MAKHNDVGDLGEQIAKKHLIVQNYQILDSNWRWGKGEIDLIAFHQGVLVFIEVKTRQKATFGMPEEAITPKKQMLIYELAIEYMYRTNYEAEFRFDVIAILLEPQLSIRHFEDAFFPNWS, encoded by the coding sequence ATGGCGAAACACAATGATGTTGGCGACTTAGGTGAGCAAATTGCAAAAAAACACTTAATCGTCCAAAATTATCAGATCCTAGATTCCAATTGGCGTTGGGGCAAAGGCGAAATTGATCTCATTGCCTTTCATCAAGGGGTACTTGTTTTTATAGAAGTAAAAACACGCCAAAAAGCTACTTTTGGAATGCCAGAAGAAGCCATCACTCCCAAAAAACAAATGCTCATCTACGAGCTAGCAATTGAATATATGTATCGAACCAACTATGAAGCAGAGTTTCGGTTTGATGTGATTGCTATTTTGTTAGAACCGCAATTATCCATTCGACATTTTGAAGATGCTTTTTTTCCAAATTGGAGCTAA
- a CDS encoding bifunctional phosphoglucose/phosphomannose isomerase gives MRKVMMNVFIQEFPKQLKTALEIGEQATLSKHDRPIHNIIVLGMGGSGIGGDFVAEFVRDSCSVPFLSCKGYDLPAYVGENSLVIASSFSGNTEETLLTFEKALKRGAKIVCISSGGKLLEEAKRLNLDCIKIPSVQQPPRSCLGYSLVQQLFVLNYFGFASKQCIDDLRKSIALLEEQQEQIKVKATNLARKMHGKFPVIYATDRMGAVALRLRQQLNENSKILALHHVFPEMNHNELVGWREQSGEYAVLLFRSGSDFERNQMRIEISKGIINKVATSILEVDCMGDSLIEQAMYAVHLGDWISWELAEARKVDSIEVNVIDLLKRELAAAALG, from the coding sequence ATAAGGAAAGTTATGATGAATGTTTTTATCCAGGAGTTTCCTAAGCAATTAAAAACGGCTTTAGAAATTGGGGAACAGGCAACATTGAGTAAACACGACCGACCTATCCATAATATAATTGTTTTGGGAATGGGTGGTTCTGGTATAGGAGGAGATTTTGTCGCTGAATTTGTCCGAGATTCTTGTTCCGTACCTTTTTTGTCTTGCAAAGGATATGATTTGCCTGCTTATGTAGGTGAGAATTCATTGGTAATTGCATCTTCTTTTTCTGGTAATACAGAAGAAACACTGCTTACATTTGAAAAAGCATTAAAGAGAGGAGCCAAAATTGTTTGTATTTCTTCTGGTGGAAAATTGCTTGAAGAAGCAAAACGATTAAATTTAGATTGTATAAAAATACCAAGTGTCCAACAACCTCCTCGATCTTGTCTGGGCTATTCTTTGGTACAACAATTGTTTGTTCTAAACTATTTTGGCTTTGCATCCAAGCAGTGCATTGATGATTTAAGAAAATCAATTGCCTTATTGGAGGAGCAACAAGAACAGATTAAAGTAAAGGCAACCAATTTGGCACGCAAAATGCATGGAAAATTTCCTGTAATTTATGCTACAGATCGTATGGGAGCTGTTGCTTTGCGTTTGCGTCAGCAATTGAATGAAAATTCTAAAATTTTGGCCTTGCACCATGTCTTCCCAGAGATGAATCATAACGAATTAGTGGGATGGAGAGAACAATCTGGTGAATATGCTGTTTTATTATTCCGTTCAGGAAGTGATTTTGAACGCAATCAAATGCGTATTGAAATTAGTAAAGGGATTATTAACAAGGTAGCAACGTCAATCCTAGAAGTTGATTGTATGGGCGATTCTCTAATTGAACAGGCGATGTATGCAGTACATTTGGGAGACTGGATTTCTTGGGAATTGGCAGAAGCTAGAAAAGTAGATTCTATTGAGGTAAATGTTATCGATTTATTAAAGCGTGAATTGGCTGCTGCTGCATTGGGGTAA
- the lipB gene encoding lipoyl(octanoyl) transferase LipB produces the protein MGKEIIYKDLGVIPYTEAWDLQTKLFEEVVERKLTNRKLEVEEQQEQFHYLLFCEHPHVYTLGRNGKEAHLLLNEATLSQKNATFHKINRGGDITYHGYGQLVGYPILDLDEFFTDIGRYVRLLEEAIIRMLAEYQIVGERIKGLSGVWIGVGTNNPRKICAVGVHLSRWTTMHGFALNVNTDLTYFRHIVPCGIDDKAVTSMEQELGQVVDLDEVKEQLKRHFADLFEANYK, from the coding sequence ATGGGCAAAGAAATTATTTATAAAGACTTGGGGGTAATTCCATACACCGAGGCTTGGGATTTACAAACCAAACTTTTTGAAGAGGTTGTTGAACGTAAGTTAACCAATCGAAAACTCGAAGTGGAGGAGCAACAAGAACAGTTTCATTACTTGCTTTTCTGTGAACACCCGCATGTATATACGCTTGGTCGGAATGGAAAAGAAGCACACTTGTTGTTAAATGAGGCTACTTTATCGCAAAAAAATGCAACGTTTCATAAAATCAATAGAGGGGGAGATATTACTTACCATGGTTATGGGCAGTTAGTGGGGTACCCGATTTTAGATCTCGATGAGTTTTTTACAGATATAGGGCGTTATGTTCGATTGTTGGAGGAGGCAATTATTCGTATGCTTGCAGAATATCAGATTGTAGGGGAGCGAATCAAGGGGCTTTCTGGGGTATGGATTGGAGTAGGAACAAATAATCCTCGAAAAATCTGTGCAGTTGGGGTACATTTGAGTCGTTGGACAACAATGCATGGTTTTGCTTTAAATGTGAATACTGATCTGACTTACTTTAGACATATAGTCCCTTGTGGAATCGATGACAAAGCAGTGACTTCAATGGAACAAGAATTAGGTCAGGTAGTTGATTTAGATGAGGTTAAGGAACAATTAAAACGTCATTTTGCAGATTTGTTTGAGGCAAATTATAAGTAA